In Rosa chinensis cultivar Old Blush chromosome 1, RchiOBHm-V2, whole genome shotgun sequence, a genomic segment contains:
- the LOC112187811 gene encoding F-box protein CPR1-like isoform X1, which translates to MLMHLILRMKDSHTKNFICEDILINILARLPAKSLVRFMCVCKSWSNLIGSSSFITTHLNRNIKNHDHLFLISHHYYRGGRSLISLSSNETFEQCLELQHPSWTKERCRVYGSSNGLVCISDQKLSSTSSICIWNPSIRKSISLPKTCIPDHSRLFSRSYLSFCFHPNHNDYKVVKMLHERKKRSMEVEVYSLSTNSWKMIEITPWFNSTWNFIGHEVCNGIVYWLIFEDYYRIVSFDTRSEKFDELVVPDPIPPVKGDVIIQLYKETICLLQGHKDVDLWVLQEGSFQRLRTIFLPEANNFRLIGLFTDNGLLVKEQSRFTDLKLQLFDLESNQLKSTGILMCDRKRHTYIESLVLLDH; encoded by the exons ATGCTGATGCATTTGATTCTAAG GATGAAGGACTCGCATACGAAAAATTTCATATGTGAAGATATCTTGATTAACATTTTAGCAAGACTGCCTGCCAAATCCCTCGTACGGTTTATGTGTGTATGCAAGTCATGGAGTAATTTGATTGGCAGCTCAAGCTTTATTACCACACATCTCAACAGGAACATCAAAAATCATGATCATCTCTTCCTAATTTCTCACCACTATTATAGAGGCGGCCGCTCACTCATCTCACTTTCTTCTAATGAAACATTTGAGCAGTGCTTGGAGTTACAACATCCCTCGTGGACCAAAGAACGCTGTAGAGTATATGGTTCAAGCAATGGTTTAGTTTGTATTTCTGATCAAAAATTGAGTTCAACGAGTTCTATATGCATATGGAACCCATCTATTAGAAAATCTATATCTCTTCCCAAGACCTGCATCCCAGATCATAGCCGCTTATTTTCAAGAAGCTATCTGTCATTCTGCTTTCACCCAAATCATAATGATTACAAGGTGGTAAAGATGTTGCATGAACGGAAAAAGCGTTCCATGGAAGTTGAGGTGTATAGTCTTAGCACCAACTCCTGGAAGATGATTGAAATTACTCCTTGGTTTAATTCTACATGGAATTTCATAGGTCATGAGGTTTGCAATGGAATAGTATATTGGCTGATTTTTGAAGATTATTATAGGATTGTGTCCTTTGATACAAGGAGCGAAAAATTTGATGAGTTGGTGGTTCCAGATCCCATACCGCCTGTTAAGGGTGATGTCATTATTCAACTGTACAAGGAAACCATATGCCTGCTTCAAGGTCATAAGGACGTTGATTTATGGGTTCTGCAAGAAGGGTCTTTTCAAAGGCTGCGTACTATTTTTCTGCctgaagcaaataatttccgACTAATAGGCTTATTTACAGATAATGGACTCTTGGTAAAAGAACAATCAAGATTCACTGACCTCAAGCTACAGTTGTTTGATCTTGAATCCAACCAGCTTAAAAGTACCGGAATCCTTATGTGCGATCGTAAGCGCCATACTTACATAGAAAGTCTAGTTCTACTCGATCATTGA
- the LOC112187811 gene encoding F-box protein CPR1-like isoform X2, producing the protein MKDSHTKNFICEDILINILARLPAKSLVRFMCVCKSWSNLIGSSSFITTHLNRNIKNHDHLFLISHHYYRGGRSLISLSSNETFEQCLELQHPSWTKERCRVYGSSNGLVCISDQKLSSTSSICIWNPSIRKSISLPKTCIPDHSRLFSRSYLSFCFHPNHNDYKVVKMLHERKKRSMEVEVYSLSTNSWKMIEITPWFNSTWNFIGHEVCNGIVYWLIFEDYYRIVSFDTRSEKFDELVVPDPIPPVKGDVIIQLYKETICLLQGHKDVDLWVLQEGSFQRLRTIFLPEANNFRLIGLFTDNGLLVKEQSRFTDLKLQLFDLESNQLKSTGILMCDRKRHTYIESLVLLDH; encoded by the coding sequence ATGAAGGACTCGCATACGAAAAATTTCATATGTGAAGATATCTTGATTAACATTTTAGCAAGACTGCCTGCCAAATCCCTCGTACGGTTTATGTGTGTATGCAAGTCATGGAGTAATTTGATTGGCAGCTCAAGCTTTATTACCACACATCTCAACAGGAACATCAAAAATCATGATCATCTCTTCCTAATTTCTCACCACTATTATAGAGGCGGCCGCTCACTCATCTCACTTTCTTCTAATGAAACATTTGAGCAGTGCTTGGAGTTACAACATCCCTCGTGGACCAAAGAACGCTGTAGAGTATATGGTTCAAGCAATGGTTTAGTTTGTATTTCTGATCAAAAATTGAGTTCAACGAGTTCTATATGCATATGGAACCCATCTATTAGAAAATCTATATCTCTTCCCAAGACCTGCATCCCAGATCATAGCCGCTTATTTTCAAGAAGCTATCTGTCATTCTGCTTTCACCCAAATCATAATGATTACAAGGTGGTAAAGATGTTGCATGAACGGAAAAAGCGTTCCATGGAAGTTGAGGTGTATAGTCTTAGCACCAACTCCTGGAAGATGATTGAAATTACTCCTTGGTTTAATTCTACATGGAATTTCATAGGTCATGAGGTTTGCAATGGAATAGTATATTGGCTGATTTTTGAAGATTATTATAGGATTGTGTCCTTTGATACAAGGAGCGAAAAATTTGATGAGTTGGTGGTTCCAGATCCCATACCGCCTGTTAAGGGTGATGTCATTATTCAACTGTACAAGGAAACCATATGCCTGCTTCAAGGTCATAAGGACGTTGATTTATGGGTTCTGCAAGAAGGGTCTTTTCAAAGGCTGCGTACTATTTTTCTGCctgaagcaaataatttccgACTAATAGGCTTATTTACAGATAATGGACTCTTGGTAAAAGAACAATCAAGATTCACTGACCTCAAGCTACAGTTGTTTGATCTTGAATCCAACCAGCTTAAAAGTACCGGAATCCTTATGTGCGATCGTAAGCGCCATACTTACATAGAAAGTCTAGTTCTACTCGATCATTGA
- the LOC112189225 gene encoding F-box protein CPR1: MKDSHTKNFICEDILINILARLPAKSLVRFMCVCKSWSNLIGSSSFITTHLNRNIKNHDHLYLISHHYYRGGRRSLISLFSNETFEQCLELQHPSWTKERFRVYGSSNGLVCISDKRLSSTSSICIWNPSIRKSLSLPKTYIPDHSNLDSEISLSFCFHPNHNDYKVVKMLHEWNKVSMEVEVYSLSNNSWKVIEITPWLNSGWWYLTGYEVCNGIVYWLISGGHYRIVSFDTGREKFGELVVPEPILPVKGAVKIEVYKETICLLQGETDVDLWVLQEGSFQRLRTILLPRANIFILIGLFTDNGLLVQEQSRFTELDLFDLESNQLKSTGILMCQRKLHTYIESLVLLDH; encoded by the coding sequence ATGAAGGACTCGCATACGAAAAATTTCATATGTGAAGATATCTTGATTAACATTTTAGCAAGACTGCCTGCCAAATCCCTCGTACGGTTTATGTGTGTATGCAAGTCATGGAGTAATTTGATTGGCAGCTCAAGCTTTATTACCACACATCTCAACAGGAACATCAAAAATCATGATCATCTCTATCTAATTTCTCACCACTATTATAGAGGCGGGCGCCGCTCACTCATATCACTTTTTTCTAATGAAACATTTGAGCAGTGCTTGGAGTTACAACATCCCTCGTGGACCAAAGAACGGTTTAGAGTATATGGTTCAAGCAATGGTTTAGTTTGTATCTCTGATAAAAGATTGAGTTCAACGAGTTCTATATGCATATGGAACCCATCTATTAGAAAATCTCTATCTCTTCCCAAGACCTACATCCCAGATCATAGCAACTTAGATTCAGAAATCTCCCTGTCATTCTGTTTTCACCCAAATCATAATGATTACAAGGTGGTAAAGATGTTGCATGAATGGAACAAGGTTTCCATGGAAGTTGAGGTGTATAGTCTTAGCAACAACTCCTGGAAGGTGATTGAAATTACTCCTTGGTTAAATTCTGGATGGTGGTATCTCACAGGTTATGAGGTTTGCAATGGAATAGTATATTGGCTGATTTCTGGAGGTCATTATAGGATTGTGTCCTTTGATACAGGGAGGGAAAAATTTGGTGAGTTAGTGGTTCCAGAACCCATATTGCCGGTTAAGGGTGCTGTCAAGATTGAAGTGTACAAGGAAACCATATGCCTGCTTCAAGGTGAAACAGATGTTGATTTATGGGTTCTGCAAGAAGGGTCTTTTCAAAGGCTGCGTACTATTTTACTGCCTCGAGCAAATATTTTCATACTAATTGGCTTATTTACAGATAATGGACTCTTGGTACAAGAACAATCAAGATTCACTGAGCTAGATTTGTTTGATCTTGAATCCAACCAGCTTAAAAGTACCGGAATCCTTATGTGCCAACGTAAGCTCCATACTTACATAGAAAGTCTAGTTCTACTCGATCATTGA